One genomic window of Corallococcus caeni includes the following:
- a CDS encoding FHA domain-containing protein, whose protein sequence is MATLVVRHPDGTEHEHEIAGELKIGRQQGNDLVLTEGGVSRQHARVYVEGGAVYIEDGGSQNGTFVDGERIEGPTALTPGSQVLLGDYELKLKGSARSSSSGRRAATPPPGDPATLADAPVKGTRAMPSIRAKATQNGAAKPEGALAKRPSRPQPAGGAAAGAGAGPVLKGMTGPWAGKSFPISGTLLVGRAPPAAVILDDDSVSRKHAEVRREGAAVRARDLGSANGTLLNGELLGEEFVDLQPGDVLQFGVVEMTYEASDTPARRPGTGAVPPRRGSRAEPAADSKRKLLVVAGGVVALLAVAAVVKSSVGAPQKAPKAGPAAPLDPAQQVQELLSECRSYASNEMGAPNWDRAESTCEQALDMDPINAEANTLVRRIKLEKEAFGNFEAAKKAIELNREKEALTLLRKIPKESEYFRRARSKARETAEQFVERAKDDCKRYLNNSQWGPAVPRCQEYMEVWCQKQSKEDLEPPIGQTLRLEGGLRKNDWRPKDAMFVKFLVARTRVDRNAAPWTCPVSDILASDELGPDQASEVRAMFTKRYAPKLVQAAMMDYWTGRGSESVATLQKLRAKVDQAEFHSLADELIRDVSNVDQLFKTGESALTNEDPERAVAPFKEALATDKRIMAELAESHVSFYRKNIFQDMAAASYLRGKHFADREDRRRGCRIWKLGFDFYKGNTDLNRVVAFCSTQAQNALSGVGSCSDLAMVEDYAVPGDGIAEQVAAKKAELKCR, encoded by the coding sequence ATGGCAACCCTGGTCGTCCGTCACCCTGACGGCACTGAGCACGAGCACGAAATCGCTGGCGAGCTGAAGATTGGCCGCCAGCAGGGCAATGACCTCGTCCTCACGGAAGGCGGCGTGTCGCGGCAGCACGCGCGCGTCTACGTGGAGGGCGGCGCCGTCTACATCGAGGACGGAGGCAGCCAGAACGGCACCTTCGTGGACGGTGAGCGCATCGAGGGGCCCACGGCGCTGACGCCGGGCTCGCAGGTGCTGCTGGGCGACTACGAGCTGAAGCTCAAGGGGAGCGCCCGGAGCAGCAGCAGCGGCCGCCGCGCGGCGACGCCGCCTCCCGGCGATCCCGCGACGCTCGCGGACGCGCCCGTGAAGGGCACGCGCGCCATGCCCAGCATCCGCGCGAAGGCCACCCAGAACGGCGCCGCGAAGCCCGAGGGCGCGCTGGCGAAGCGGCCCTCACGGCCCCAGCCCGCGGGTGGCGCGGCGGCGGGCGCGGGCGCGGGTCCGGTGCTCAAGGGCATGACGGGGCCGTGGGCGGGCAAGTCGTTCCCCATCAGCGGCACGCTGCTGGTGGGCCGGGCGCCTCCGGCGGCGGTCATCCTGGATGACGACTCCGTGAGCCGGAAGCACGCGGAGGTGCGGCGCGAGGGCGCCGCCGTGCGCGCGCGCGACCTGGGCAGCGCCAACGGCACCCTGCTCAACGGCGAGCTGCTGGGCGAGGAGTTCGTCGACCTGCAGCCCGGGGACGTTCTCCAGTTCGGCGTGGTGGAGATGACCTACGAGGCCTCCGACACGCCCGCGCGGCGTCCGGGGACGGGCGCGGTGCCGCCCCGCCGTGGCAGCCGCGCGGAGCCCGCGGCGGATAGCAAGCGCAAGCTGCTGGTGGTCGCGGGCGGCGTGGTGGCCCTGCTGGCGGTGGCGGCGGTGGTGAAGTCCTCCGTCGGGGCTCCCCAGAAGGCCCCGAAGGCCGGTCCGGCCGCGCCGTTGGATCCCGCGCAGCAGGTGCAGGAGCTGCTCAGCGAGTGCCGCTCCTACGCCTCCAACGAGATGGGCGCCCCCAACTGGGACCGCGCCGAGTCCACGTGCGAGCAGGCGCTGGACATGGACCCCATCAACGCCGAGGCGAACACCCTCGTGCGGCGCATCAAGCTGGAGAAGGAGGCCTTCGGCAACTTCGAGGCCGCGAAGAAGGCCATCGAGCTCAACCGTGAGAAGGAAGCGCTGACGCTGCTGCGCAAGATTCCGAAGGAGAGCGAGTACTTCCGCCGCGCCCGCTCCAAGGCGCGGGAGACGGCCGAGCAGTTCGTGGAGCGCGCGAAGGACGACTGCAAGCGCTACCTGAACAACTCGCAGTGGGGACCCGCGGTGCCGCGCTGCCAGGAGTACATGGAGGTGTGGTGCCAGAAGCAGAGCAAGGAGGACCTGGAGCCGCCCATCGGCCAGACGCTCCGCCTGGAGGGCGGCCTGCGCAAGAACGACTGGCGCCCCAAGGACGCCATGTTCGTGAAGTTCCTCGTCGCCCGCACGCGGGTGGACCGCAACGCCGCGCCGTGGACGTGCCCGGTGTCCGACATCCTGGCGTCGGATGAGCTGGGCCCGGATCAGGCCAGCGAGGTGCGCGCCATGTTCACCAAGCGCTACGCCCCGAAGCTCGTCCAGGCGGCGATGATGGACTACTGGACCGGCCGCGGCAGCGAATCCGTGGCGACGCTGCAGAAGCTGCGCGCGAAGGTGGACCAGGCGGAGTTCCACTCGCTGGCGGACGAGCTCATCCGCGACGTGTCCAACGTGGATCAGCTCTTCAAGACGGGCGAGAGCGCGCTCACCAACGAGGACCCCGAGCGCGCGGTGGCCCCGTTCAAGGAGGCGCTGGCGACGGACAAGCGCATCATGGCGGAGCTCGCGGAGTCTCACGTGTCCTTCTACCGGAAGAACATCTTCCAGGACATGGCGGCCGCGTCTTACCTGCGCGGCAAGCACTTCGCCGACCGCGAGGACCGCCGCCGAGGTTGCCGCATCTGGAAGCTGGGCTTCGACTTCTACAAGGGCAACACGGACCTCAACCGCGTGGTGGCCTTCTGCTCCACGCAGGCGCAGAACGCGCTGTCCGGCGTAGGCAGCTGTTCGGACCTGGCGATGGTGGAGGACTATGCCGTGCCGGGTGACGGCATCGCGGAGCAGGTGGCCGCGAAGAAGGCCGAGCTGAAGTGCCGCTGA
- the polA gene encoding DNA polymerase I, whose amino-acid sequence MADTSPPRSERRLALFDASGFIFRAYHAIPPLTTSKGVPTNAVLGFTRMVLKALQELKPTHVALAFDKSGRVERQKIDPTYKANRKAPPEDLTPQFPLIRKVGDVLNLPSLDAEGWEADDVIGTLALQAKAEGFQVLVITSDKDFMQIVDEDITLFDPAKNKRIGVVDVQEKMGILPKQVRDFLALVGDAVDNVAKVPGVGDKTAVELLHQFGDVETLLSRVEEVKKPKIRAALESHRDSLVRAKQLVTFNTTLPLGVKLDDLARRPPDSTRARDLFTELEFFALLRDLPAEEPAARPDVAPLAVTTTLVTTEEELKALADAAKAGGALTLVPAFEGMPFAAPLVGLGVALPDGNTRYVPLRHQQLGATQVPAAAFTAVMKDVLADAAVKKGGHDLKALTLVLANEGLTLEGAHDDVELLSYLLNPSRREHALEDLARERLRSELPALPASVGGKKGRALADHGPEEVAAAYAVRADAARRLAPELWKELELGGLAELARTLELPLLPVLARMEREGVKLDVAELARTSERVDVEVKAKEAECHQAAGHVFNLGSNPQLAQVLYEEQKLPILKRGKTGPSTDQEVLEKLAEEHDSVLARALIEYRGLSKLKSTYLDTLPTLVAKDGRIHTTYHQAATATGRLSSSDPNLQNIPIRSELGREIRRAFVAEAGHQLVSADYSQVELRLLAHIAEDPVLIEAFRNDEDIHSRTAAEIFGVDPKDVDREQRRVAKTVNFGIAYGLSAHGLSTRLGISQENARDVIERYFTRYAGIRQYLEDTVEKARKVGYVETLYGRRRLMGDLLSKNRGVAQAAERAAINMPIQGTAADLMKKAMLSVDAALRAQKLKTRVLLQVHDELLFEAPDAEVDAVKALAVKSMASVAELKVPLKVDVGAGKSWADAH is encoded by the coding sequence ATGGCCGACACCAGCCCCCCGCGCTCCGAGCGCCGCCTGGCGCTCTTCGACGCCTCTGGCTTCATCTTCCGCGCCTACCACGCCATCCCCCCGCTCACGACGAGCAAGGGGGTGCCCACCAACGCGGTGCTGGGCTTCACCCGCATGGTGCTCAAGGCCCTGCAGGAGCTGAAGCCCACGCACGTGGCGCTGGCGTTCGACAAGTCGGGCCGCGTGGAGCGTCAGAAGATAGACCCCACGTACAAGGCGAACCGCAAGGCGCCGCCGGAGGACCTGACGCCCCAGTTCCCGCTCATCCGCAAGGTGGGGGACGTGCTGAACCTGCCCTCGCTGGACGCGGAGGGCTGGGAGGCGGACGACGTCATCGGCACGCTGGCGCTCCAGGCGAAGGCCGAAGGGTTCCAGGTCCTGGTCATCACCAGCGACAAGGACTTCATGCAGATCGTCGACGAGGACATCACCCTCTTCGACCCCGCGAAGAACAAGCGCATCGGCGTCGTGGACGTGCAGGAGAAGATGGGCATCCTGCCGAAGCAGGTGCGCGACTTCCTGGCCCTGGTGGGCGACGCGGTGGACAACGTCGCCAAGGTGCCGGGCGTGGGCGACAAGACGGCGGTGGAGCTGCTCCACCAGTTCGGCGACGTGGAGACGCTGCTCTCGCGCGTGGAGGAAGTGAAGAAGCCGAAGATCCGCGCGGCGCTGGAGTCCCACCGCGACAGCCTGGTGCGCGCCAAGCAGCTCGTGACCTTCAACACCACGCTGCCCCTGGGCGTGAAGCTGGACGACCTGGCCCGCCGCCCGCCGGACTCCACGCGCGCGCGGGACTTGTTCACGGAGCTGGAGTTCTTCGCGCTCCTGCGCGACCTGCCGGCGGAGGAGCCCGCGGCCCGCCCGGACGTGGCGCCGCTCGCCGTCACCACCACGCTGGTCACCACCGAGGAGGAGCTGAAGGCGCTGGCGGACGCGGCGAAGGCCGGCGGGGCGCTCACGCTGGTGCCCGCCTTCGAGGGCATGCCCTTCGCGGCGCCGCTGGTGGGCCTGGGCGTGGCGCTGCCGGACGGAAATACGCGCTACGTGCCCCTGCGGCACCAGCAGCTGGGCGCGACGCAGGTGCCGGCGGCGGCCTTCACCGCGGTGATGAAGGACGTGCTCGCGGACGCGGCGGTGAAGAAGGGCGGCCACGACCTCAAGGCGCTCACGCTGGTGCTGGCCAACGAGGGGCTGACGCTGGAGGGCGCGCACGACGACGTGGAGCTGCTCAGCTACCTGCTCAACCCTTCGCGCCGGGAGCACGCGCTGGAGGACCTGGCGCGCGAGCGGCTGCGCTCGGAGCTGCCCGCGCTGCCCGCGTCGGTGGGGGGCAAGAAGGGGCGGGCGCTGGCGGACCACGGGCCGGAGGAGGTGGCCGCGGCGTACGCGGTGCGCGCGGACGCGGCGCGGAGGCTGGCCCCGGAGCTGTGGAAGGAACTGGAGCTGGGCGGGCTGGCGGAGCTGGCGCGCACGCTGGAGCTGCCGCTGCTGCCCGTGCTCGCGCGCATGGAGCGCGAGGGCGTGAAGCTGGACGTGGCGGAGCTGGCGCGCACCTCCGAGCGCGTGGACGTGGAGGTGAAGGCGAAGGAGGCCGAGTGCCACCAGGCCGCGGGCCACGTCTTCAACCTGGGCTCCAATCCGCAGCTGGCGCAGGTGCTCTACGAGGAGCAGAAGCTGCCCATCCTCAAGCGCGGCAAGACGGGCCCGTCCACGGATCAGGAGGTGCTGGAGAAGCTGGCGGAGGAGCACGACAGCGTGCTCGCGCGGGCGCTCATCGAGTACCGGGGCCTGTCCAAGCTCAAGAGCACCTACCTGGACACGCTGCCCACGCTGGTGGCGAAGGACGGGCGCATCCATACGACGTACCACCAGGCGGCCACCGCCACCGGCCGGCTGTCCTCGTCCGACCCGAACCTCCAGAACATCCCCATCCGCTCGGAGCTGGGGCGTGAAATCCGGCGCGCCTTCGTGGCGGAGGCCGGGCACCAGCTGGTGAGCGCGGACTACTCGCAGGTGGAGCTGCGGCTTTTGGCGCACATCGCGGAGGACCCGGTGCTCATCGAGGCCTTCCGCAACGACGAGGACATCCACAGCCGCACGGCGGCCGAAATCTTCGGCGTGGACCCCAAGGACGTGGACCGCGAGCAGCGCCGCGTGGCGAAGACGGTGAACTTCGGCATCGCGTACGGCCTGTCCGCGCACGGCCTGTCCACGCGCCTGGGGATTTCACAGGAGAACGCGCGCGACGTCATCGAGCGGTACTTCACCCGGTACGCGGGCATCCGCCAGTACCTGGAGGACACCGTGGAGAAGGCGCGCAAGGTGGGCTACGTGGAGACGCTCTACGGCCGCCGCCGCCTGATGGGGGACCTGCTCTCCAAGAACCGGGGCGTGGCCCAGGCCGCGGAGCGCGCCGCCATCAACATGCCCATCCAGGGCACCGCCGCGGACCTGATGAAGAAGGCCATGCTGTCCGTGGACGCGGCGCTGCGCGCGCAGAAGCTGAAGACGCGCGTGCTCCTGCAGGTGCACGACGAACTGCTCTTCGAGGCGCCGGACGCGGAGGTGGACGCGGTGAAGGCCCTGGCCGTGAAGAGCATGGCCTCCGTCGCCGAGCTGAAGGTGCCGCTCAAGGTGGACGTGGGCGCGGGCAAGAGCTGGGCGGACGCGCACTGA